From one Solanum stenotomum isolate F172 chromosome 12, ASM1918654v1, whole genome shotgun sequence genomic stretch:
- the LOC125849414 gene encoding protein PHLOEM PROTEIN 2-LIKE A9-like isoform X1, producing the protein MASKSLHYQGKQTFSITEKGYIIYPKSLNIVWGNDKRYWKLPKDEKDDAELMQVNWLEVTGCIDNINMTKKTSYNIGFTMSLMTDAFGWSDSPVYLMAKWGDNNTQWRKINLTTETNGKKMISKTITITKGNGNNIDKIYFGLYEVWNKKWKGGLKIHSVNLIET; encoded by the exons ATGGCTTCAAAATCTCTTCACTATCAAGGCAAACAAACATTCTCTATAACAGAAAAG GGTTATATAATTTATCCGAAATCTCTTAATATTGTTTGGGGAAATGATAAGCGTTATTGGAAGTTACCCAAAGACGA AAAGGATGATGCAGAACTTATGCAAGTAAATTGGTTAGAGGTAACTGGTTGCATCGATAATATTAATATGACGAAGAAAACATCATACAACATTGGATTTACAATGTCATTGATGACTGATGCGTTCGGTTGGAGCGATTCGCCAGTTTATCTTATGGCTAAATGGGGAGATAATAATACTCAATGGAGAAAGATCAATTTGACTACTGAGACTAATGGCAAAAAGATGATATCAAAAACTATTACGATAACAAAAGGAAACGGAAACAATATTGATAAGATTTATTTTGGATTGTATGAAGTTTGGAATAAAAAGTGGAAAGGAGGTCTCAAAATTCATTCTGTAAACTTAATAGAGACCTAA
- the LOC125849417 gene encoding protein PHLOEM PROTEIN 2-LIKE A9-like, translating to MASKALHYQGNHTFSKTQKGYIVYPKALNIVWGNDKRFWKLPKYEKDGTELIQVNWLEVTGCINNINVAKNASYDIEFTMSLMTDAFGWRDSPVYFMAKWGDNTRWRKMNLTSEINDKKMTPKNITITKGKGNNVDKIYFGLYEIWNKKWKGGLKIHSVNLTEI from the exons ATGGCTTCAAAAGCTCTTCACTATCAAGGCAACCACACATTCTCTAAAACACAAAAG GGTTATATAGTTTATCCGAAAGCACTTAACATTGTTTGGGGAAATGATAAACGCTTTTGGAAGTTACCCAAATATGA AAAAGATGGTACAGAACTTATACAAGTAAATTGGTTGGAGGTAACTGGCTGCATTAACAATATTAATGTAGCGAAGAATGCATCGTACGATATTGAATTTACAATGTCATTGATGACTGATGCATTTGGTTGGAGAGATTCACCAGTTTATTTTATGGCAAAATGGGGAGATAACACTCGATGGAGAAAGATGAATTTGACAAGTGAGATTAACGACAAAAAGATGACACCAAAAAATATTACGATAACAAAAGGGAAGGGGAACAATGTTGATAAGATTTATTTTGGATTGTATGAAATTTGGAACAAAAAGTGGAAAGGAGGTCTCAAAATTCATTCTGTAAACTTAACAGAAATCTAG
- the LOC125849408 gene encoding uncharacterized protein LOC125849408, with translation MMSINHIKAAWIAYNVQSFCILSLLIQALLLLLAPFRKRTGSKILMVFVWSAYMAADWAPAFILNLIVNYSKTRHDKTELMSFWASCMLLHLGGSDHAIAFSLEDNDLWFRYAFTFVFMFLSSAYVFYLSFSQVNYLWIPNVLVFLAGIIKCYERARARFIGSMDKSITLSNPKYEDVVKRKSSEEPHNFRAGEPDDVEVIQLAYTIFRAYKGVLVEHKFTFEEYGRIQQLLQNRTDLFAFRIAQAELEILHDVLYTKAQIFHESFGNSARSVYWVLLPAALASFSLLVRNNKQKQFDPFDVGLTYSLLIGGMALDAIAFVVLLYSSTFTIATMSRATSRPITWVVKFLKALKWPRPRALWCWRPSLQQFNLITYGLNRPPKAWECIIDSLHLTNYLDEMIYVKNKSLSPILEAEILRQIEIRLNRHDWDCNSYASTFTKCTSKFPVSKELDKNEFLIVWHIVTEIFYNVVDVPEENIGSDSRELNKFRECSKSLSDYMVYILIFRPFFMPVPNKKKIEETNNKIKELLHEKKNSSQQEACQEIMKKAAEGRIPQESFLYEAFKVVNCLQTESPWCQDRVKCWDIIHKTWIAILFDAAKCSAPRAHAQYLVRGGEILSLIWLLGANCGSMAQFSFFEDSDEENQASNMARLESIYY, from the coding sequence ATGATGTCTATAAATCATATCAAGGCTGCCTGGATTGCCTATAATGTGCAATCTTTTTGCATTCTAAGCCTCTTAATCCAAGCTCTATTGCTTCTTTTAGCACCATTCAGGAAGAGAACAGGCAGTAAAATCCTGATGGTGTTTGTTTGGTCAGCATACATGGCTGCTGATTGGGCCCCTGCTTTCATTCTCAATCTCATTGTAAATTACAGCAAAACAAGACATGACAAGACAGAACTTATGTCATTTTGGGCTTCTTGTATGTTGTTGCACTTAGGAGGTTCTGATCACGCGATAGCTTTTTCCCTCGAGGACAATGACCTGTGGTTTAGGTATGCTTTCACGTTTGTTTTCATGTTCCTGTCCTCTGCCTATGTGTTCTACTTATCGTTCTCCCAAGTAAACTATCTTTGGATCCCAAATGTCCTAGTGTTCTTGGCTGGGATCATCAAATGTTACGAGAGGGCACGTGCTAGGTTCATAGGGAGTATGGATAAGTCCATAACGTTGAGTAATCCTAAGTACGAAGATGTTGTGAAGAGGAAGTCGTCAGAAGAACCTCACAATTTCCGAGCAGGAGAGCCGGATGATGTGGAGGTTATACAACTTGCATATACAATATTCAGGGCCTATAAAGGTGTTCTGGTGGAGCACAAGTTCACTTTTGAGGAGTATGGTAGAATTCAACAACTCTTGCAAAACAGAACTGATTTGTTTGCTTTTAGAATCGCGCAGGCTGAACTCGAGATTCTACATGATGTTCTATACACTAAGGCCCAAATTTTCCATGAAAGTTTTGGGAACTCAGCTCGATCTGTCTATTGGGTTCTGCTTCCTGCAGCATTGGCCTCTTTCTCTTTGTTGGTGAGGAACAACAAGCAAAAGCAATTTGATCCGTTCGATGTAGGACTAACCTACAGCTTACTCATTGGAGGTATGGCTCTGGATGCCATTGCTTTTGTTGTCTtgctttattcctcaactttcACAATTGCCACAATGTCAAGGGCAACGTCGAGGCCAATCACTTGGGTGGTCAAATTCCTCAAAGCTTTAAAGTGGCCACGGCCACGTGCTCTATGGTGTTGGAGACCATCTCTCCAACAATTCAACCTCATAACCTATGGTTTAAATCGACCTCCAAAAGCATGGGAATGCATAATTGATTCCCTACACCTTACAAATTATCTTGATGAGATGATATATGTGAAAAACAAGAGTCTTTCTCCTATATTGGAAGCTGAAATTCTAAGACAAATAGAAATACGTCTAAATAGGCATGATTGGGATTGTAACTCGTATGCTTCTACATTCACTAAATGCACCAGCAAGTTCCCTGTGTCGAAGGAGCTTGACAAGAACGAGTTCCTCATAGTATGGCACATTGTGACAGAGATTTTCTATAATGTTGTCGATGTACCTGAGGAAAATATTGGATCTGATTCAAGAGAGTTGAACAAGTTTAGAGAATGTTCAAAGTCTCTATCAGACTACATGGTTTACATTCTTATTTTTCGCCCTTTCTTCATGCCTGTTCCTAACAAGAAGAAGATAGAAGAGACCAACAACAAGATAAAAGAATTGCttcatgaaaagaaaaattcaagcCAACAAGAAGCTTGCCAAGAGATCATGAAAAAAGCTGCTGAGGGGAGAATTCCTCAGGAATCGTTCTTGTATGAAGCTTTTAAGGTTGTCAACTGTTTGCAAACTGAATCTCCTTGGTGTCAAGACAGAGTTAAATGTTGGGATATTATTCATAAAACTTGGATCGCAATATTATTTGATGCTGCCAAATGCTCTGCACCGCGTGCTCATGCACAATATCTTGTGAGAGGTGGTGAAATTTTATCCTTAATCTGGTTGTTGGGTGCTAACTGTGGATCCATGGCTcagttttcattttttgaagatTCTGATGAGGAAAATCAAGCTAGTAATATGGCTAGGCTCGAATCGATATATTACTAA
- the LOC125849412 gene encoding protein PHLOEM PROTEIN 2-LIKE A1-like gives MNCAILPKRAKPKNNSSSSNNISHLPRKLEEILQYAEPDVEVLLDGQIRYWIDTRTKAKCFFLYAKNLHVLWSEESSKWSLPQYKEHPSDQPVQVYEMETVLSLAVGGSFDAEKLSRGVEYKVSLVVLLKKFLSGWESPLQTILVKPDGTKEHQSIEDLMEKPKREWIKIQLGTFIIPQEMESITNMEFYVHERKGKKLKMGLVIKGIEVSV, from the exons ATGAATTGTGCAATACTTCCCAAAAGAGCAAAACCAAAGAACAACAGCAGTAGCAGcaacaatattagtcatcttccGCGTAAATTGGAAGAAATCTTACAATATGCAGAGCCTGATGTGGAAGTACTTTTGGATGGACAAATCAGG TATTGGATTGATACAAGGACAAAGGCAAAATGCTTCTTCTTGTATGCCAAAAATCTACATGTCCTATGGTCAGAAGAAAGCAGCAAGTGGAGTCTGCCCCAATATAAAGAGCATCCAAG TGATCAACCTGTTCAAGTTTACGAAATGGAAACAGTTCTATCACTAGCTGTTGGTGGAAGTTTTGATGCAGAAAAGCTTTCAAGGGGAGTAGAGTACAAGGTTTCACTTGTGGTGTTATTGAAGAAATTTCTTTCAGGATGGGAATCTCCACTGCAAACAATACTTGTTAAGCCTGATGGTACCAAAGAACATCAAAGTATTGAAGATCTTATGGAAAAACCAAAAAGAGAATGGATAAAAATTCAACTAGGGACTTTCATCATTCCACAAGAAATGGAAAGTATCACAAATATGGAATTCTATGTGCATGAAAGGAAAGGTAAAAAACTTAAGATGGGACTGGTTATTAAAGGTATTGAAGTTTCTGTCTAA
- the LOC125849409 gene encoding protein PHLOEM PROTEIN 2-LIKE A1-like isoform X2, whose protein sequence is MGAKQSIKNPKNRERTSVKTEEPSKLRPERSKTDVNNNAETTNIRVQPLYIRPQLPYYLNEILKEVDSPLEIDILSTERLYEQLYNGVHLKQNKKKYWIDRTNNANCFMLYAKDLSITWGEDNRYWDWVDIKETSDEKILAAELKTVCWLEVCGRFDTEALTPEKLYEVVFVVKIKENADGLESITLRLIIPNKSSNDVTVNLMNVAEREKWIEVPVGEFFTISEIKRKKKREEIEIFLYETEKLNCKQGLVIKGIVIRPKVS, encoded by the exons ATGGGTGCAAAGCAATCAATTAAGAATCCAAAAAATAGAGAGCGAACGTCTGTGAAGACAGAAGAACCAAGCAAGCTAAGACCAGAAAGAAGTAAAACTGATGTCAATAATAATGCAGAAACTACAAATATAAGAGTCCAGCCTCTATATATAAGACCTCAGCTTCCATATTATCTGAATGAGATCTTGAAAGAAGTAGACTCTCCGTTGGAGATTGATATATTGTCCACAGAGCGACTATATGAACAGCTATATAATGGAGTCCAcctcaaacaaaataagaag AAGTACTGGATTGACAGAACGAATAACGCAAACTGCTTTATGTTATATGCAAAAGATCTCTCAATCACTTGGGGAGAAGACAATCGTTACTGGGATTGGGTAGATATAAAAGAGACAAG TGATGAAAAAATTTTAGCAGCAGAACTAAAAACTGTGTGTTGGCTGGAAGTTTGTGGGAGGTTTGATACAGAAGCACTTACGCCAGAAAAATTGTACGAGGTAGTGTTCGTGGTGAAGATAAAAGAAAATGCAGATGGACTGGAATCAATTACATTGAGGCTTATCATCCCAAATAAGTCAAGCAACGATGTTACAGTAAATCTGATGAATGTAGCAGAAAGAGAAAAATGGATAGAAGTGCCAGTAGGTGAGTTCTTCACGATCAGTGAGAttaagaggaagaagaagagggaggaGATTGAGATTTTTCTATATGAAACCGAGAAACTGAATTGTAAACAGGGTTTAGTCATCAAAGGTATTGTTATTCGTCCCAAAGTGTCCTGA
- the LOC125849409 gene encoding uncharacterized protein PHLOEM PROTEIN 2-LIKE A4-like isoform X1 gives MGAKQSIKNPKNRERTSVKTEEPSKLRPERSKTDVNNNAETTNIRVQPLYIRPQLPYYLNEILKEVDSPLEIDILSTERLYEQLYNGVHLKQNKKVEQLKFPFFFFSANFFLSLSYTEKYWIDRTNNANCFMLYAKDLSITWGEDNRYWDWVDIKETSDEKILAAELKTVCWLEVCGRFDTEALTPEKLYEVVFVVKIKENADGLESITLRLIIPNKSSNDVTVNLMNVAEREKWIEVPVGEFFTISEIKRKKKREEIEIFLYETEKLNCKQGLVIKGIVIRPKVS, from the exons ATGGGTGCAAAGCAATCAATTAAGAATCCAAAAAATAGAGAGCGAACGTCTGTGAAGACAGAAGAACCAAGCAAGCTAAGACCAGAAAGAAGTAAAACTGATGTCAATAATAATGCAGAAACTACAAATATAAGAGTCCAGCCTCTATATATAAGACCTCAGCTTCCATATTATCTGAATGAGATCTTGAAAGAAGTAGACTCTCCGTTGGAGATTGATATATTGTCCACAGAGCGACTATATGAACAGCTATATAATGGAGTCCAcctcaaacaaaataagaaggTAGAGCAACTTAAgtttcccttcttcttcttctctgcgAACTTCTTTTTATCCTTATCCTATACAGAA AAGTACTGGATTGACAGAACGAATAACGCAAACTGCTTTATGTTATATGCAAAAGATCTCTCAATCACTTGGGGAGAAGACAATCGTTACTGGGATTGGGTAGATATAAAAGAGACAAG TGATGAAAAAATTTTAGCAGCAGAACTAAAAACTGTGTGTTGGCTGGAAGTTTGTGGGAGGTTTGATACAGAAGCACTTACGCCAGAAAAATTGTACGAGGTAGTGTTCGTGGTGAAGATAAAAGAAAATGCAGATGGACTGGAATCAATTACATTGAGGCTTATCATCCCAAATAAGTCAAGCAACGATGTTACAGTAAATCTGATGAATGTAGCAGAAAGAGAAAAATGGATAGAAGTGCCAGTAGGTGAGTTCTTCACGATCAGTGAGAttaagaggaagaagaagagggaggaGATTGAGATTTTTCTATATGAAACCGAGAAACTGAATTGTAAACAGGGTTTAGTCATCAAAGGTATTGTTATTCGTCCCAAAGTGTCCTGA
- the LOC125849411 gene encoding lectin-like: MGSGLSQDQDLKQNQELSNTSPQGHHSDAAVLNKEPRKIMPQSSKSTETNKTMEAARVLRFPHNYEEILKEADSSVDRSSMTKLYDQLYTGVYLNQKRKKYWVDKKSNGNCFMLYARDLLITWAENNRFWHWPLVQESSDVLLPAAELLDVCWLEIHGRFNTTKLSPGLIYEVVFIVRLKDPAYGWENPVNLRLILPDGSRQGHTENMVEKPREKWIEIPAGEFMTSPDQKNGEIEFSLYEYEGGNWKKGLVIKGAVLRPKA, encoded by the exons ATGGGGTCAGGATTGTCACAAGATCAGgatttaaaacaaaatcaagaacTAAGCAATACTTCTCCTCAAGGCCACCATAGTGATGCTGCCGTACTCAATAAAGAACCAAGAAAGATTATGCCACAGAGCAGCAAGAGTACTGAGACTAACAAGACAATGGAAGCCGCTAGAGTACTCAGATTTCCACATAATTATGAAGAAATCCTAAAAGAGGCAGATTCTTCAGTTGACAGATCCTCCATGACCAAACTATATGACCAGCTATATACTGGAGTATATCTGAACCAAAAGCGCAAG AAATACTGGGTCGATAAGAAGTCAAATGGCAACTGCTTCATGCTGTATGCAAGAGATCTCTTAATCACTTGGGCAGAAAACAACCGTTTCTGGCACTGGCCCTTGGTACAAGAGTCAAG TGATGTCCTCCTTCCAGCAGCAGAACTACTAGATGTTTGCTGGCTAGAAATCCATGGAAGATTCAATACAACTAAGCTATCGCCAGGGCTCATTTATGAGGTTGTGTTTATTGTCAGGTTAAAGGATCCTGCTTATGGATGGGAAAATCCAGTGAATCTTCGACTCATACTCCCAGATGGTAGCAGACAAGGACATACTGAGAATATGGTGGAAAAACCACGAGAAAAATGGATAGAAATCCCAGCAGGAGAGTTCATGACATCACCAGATCAAAAGAATGGAGAAATAGAGTTCTCTCTATATGAATATGAAGGTGGGAACTGGAAGAAGGGGCTTGTCATTAAAGGTGCTGTCCTCCGTCCAAAAGCCTGA